In Cupriavidus sp. EM10, the genomic window CGGAATGGCCGCGTCATGCGGCAGATGGGCGTGCCATGCGGCGCGCAACCCCGTCAGACCCTTCGGGCCGCTCACAGCCGTCATACCTTGCGTTTTCCGCCCGGTACATAGCCGCAGAAGGCCAGTACATCGTCGACGTAGTCCTCGAATTCGCTGATGCCGTGATCGCTGCCTTCGATGATGCGGATATTGGCCCCCGGGCAGGCGTCGACCATCTCGCGATAGTCCAGCACCTCGTCGCCCGTGGCGGCCAGCAGGTAATAGCGCTCGGGCCGCGTGATGGCGTCCACGCGCAGCGCCAGCAATTCCTGCAGGTGTTCGGGCCGCACCACGACCGACCCGCCGCCGTGGTACAGCGGCTGCTCGCCCAGGTATTTCTCCAAATCGGTCCACGGATGGATGGCCGGATTGAGCAGCACCGCGCGGCAGCCGTGCTGTTCGGCCAGCCAGCGCGCGTAGAAGCCGCCCAGCGACGACCCGACGATGGCGATATCGGTCTCGCCGCCGGCCCGGGCGCCGCGAATGGCGGCCTCGGCCTGGGCAATCGCCTGCGACGGCGACACATTGAGCATCGGGCAGGCGAAATACTTCTCCGCGCCCCAGGCGCGCATCCGTTCCTGCACCAGCCGCGATTTCATCGACTGGGGCGAGGACCGGAAG contains:
- a CDS encoding YqiA/YcfP family alpha/beta fold hydrolase, whose product is MLLYLHGFRSSPQSMKSRLVQERMRAWGAEKYFACPMLNVSPSQAIAQAEAAIRGARAGGETDIAIVGSSLGGFYARWLAEQHGCRAVLLNPAIHPWTDLEKYLGEQPLYHGGGSVVVRPEHLQELLALRVDAITRPERYYLLAATGDEVLDYREMVDACPGANIRIIEGSDHGISEFEDYVDDVLAFCGYVPGGKRKV